The nucleotide sequence TGATGAGCGGACTGCATTACTACACGGGGCAGGTATTCGATATGAAAGCTATTGCCGCCGAAGCAAACCGGCACGGCATCAAAGTAGGGTTCGACCTGGCCCACGCGGTGGGCAACGCTCCACTACAATTGCGCGACTGGGGCGTGGATTTTGCCACCTGGTGTTCCTATAAGTACCTCAATTCGGGGCCGGGCGGGGTATCCGGGATTTTTGTCCATGAGAAGAACCACGATGCCGACCTGCCCCGCCTGGCGGGTTGGTGGGGCTACGATGAAGCCCGCCGTTTTGAAATGACGCCCGGCTTTGTGCCCATGCCGGGGGCCGACGGCTGGCAACTCAGTACGCCCACCATTCTGGCCCTGGCCGTGCATCGGGCTTCGCTGGCAATCTTTGAGCAAGCCGGGATCGGTAATCTGCGGACCAAAAGCGAGCGGTTGACGGGGTACCTTGAATACATTCTGGGGGAAATAAACCAGAAATTTGGTAACCCGATTACGATCATGACACCGGCCGAACCCGCCGCGCGTGGCTGTCAACTCTCGTTATTGGTGGAAAAAGACGGCAAAAAGCTCTTTGATACGCTGGTTGAGAACAATATCATCGGCGACTGGCGCGAGCCGAATTGCATCCGCCTGGCCCCCACACCGCTCTACAACTCCTTCGAGGACGTATGGCGGGTAGGGGAGGTTTTTGAGGAATTTTACAATAATGCGAATGCTTATAACAGTTTTTAATTTATCGGAATAAGCTGGAGTAGCTTGCACATAATCAAGTTATTAAGTATTAGGAGATTTCTTTCTCTGTTATGAAGTAAAGCATCTGCTCACATTTAAATACCGCAAACCACAAACACACTCTAAATGTAATCTCTTTGCAACCGAACAGTTCGGTAATTAAAATATAGATGACTGATAGCTGAATTTACCTTTTCTTTAATTATCCAAATCGGTTTGTCATTATTTTCAGAAACTACCTTTTCTATTGTTTCATAAAGATTATCAGTAAAAGTCATTTGAAGCCATTGATAGTCATCTAAAAGGTCTTCATAAAACTTACGTGTTATCTTAAATATTTGTTTTTCGTCCATCTGTATATCTTGTTAGTTTGACGTAAGGAAATAATTAATTTTCTATTATCAAACTGACTTTTTGTGACATGCCGATTTCCTAGACCGTATCTCACATACAGGGTTTGCCTTGTGTCTACTCGATTCCTAGGGGTGTGTTTAACAACCCTTGCCAGGGTAGGTTTAAGCAAGCGGATACTTTTACACGGTACCTAATTTCAATGCGCTGAATGTCATGTCCGTCAAACTTGTAAATCTGGTCGTTTGGTCGGGGCTATTGCTGGCCTCTTTTGTCTCTTCCGATCGTCGCCTTACCCTAGGTATCCCGCCCGGGCGTGCTATCCCGGACAGCAGCCGTTTTACGCCCATGATGTTGGCCCAGGGCCTGGACGAACCCATGGAAATGGCCATTCTGCCCAATCTGAATGTGGTGATCGTCGAGCGGAAAGGGGGCGTGCGGATGTACGACGCTCAGGCAAAGCAACTCAAAACCCTCGCCCGCCTGCACGTGTTCAGCGGGATCGAGGATGGTCTGCTGGGGGTTGCCGCCGACCCGGATTTCGCGCGCAACCACTGGCTTTATTTCTTCTATGCCGTAGGGGGCGACAAGTCCATCTCCCGGCTCTCGCGCATGGAACTACGGGGGGATCAGCTTTTACTGAACACCGAAAAAACACTCCTTGAATTTCCTACCCAGCGCAAGTACTGCTGTCATTCGGCGGGGTACCTTACCTTTGACGCCAAAGGATTTTTGTACCTCTCTACGGGCGATAACACCAACGCCGAAGAAACCGAAGGCTATGTACCCGTGGACGAGCGGCCCGGCCGCGAACTAGCCGACGATCAGGGTACCTCGGCCAACTCCAACGATCTGCGCGGTAAAATCATGCGTATCAAGCCCGAACCGGATGGACCCGCGGGCGCGCCCGCCTACTCGATCCCCGAGGGCAACCTGTTTCCGGCGGATGGAAGCAAGGGCCGACCCGAAATCTATACCATGGGCAGTCGGAATCCGTTCCGGGTTTCGATCGATCCCAAAACCAACTATGTTTATTGGGGCGACGTAGGGCCCGACACCAAGGTACCCTCGGCCGAGGGCGGGTTGATAAGCTTCGATGAAATCAACCAGGCCCGCCAGCCGGGCTTTTTTGGCTGGCCGTATTTTGTGGGCAACAACGAAGCATTGCCCAAGTATGACTTCGCCACCAAAAAGGAGGGCCCAAAAAAAGACCCCCTGCGGCCGATCAACGATTCGCCCAACAACACCGGCATCCGGGAGCTGCCTCCCGCCCAGCCGCCCATGATCTGGTACAACAAAGGCGAGTCCAGCCGCTTCCCACTGGTGGGAAAGGGCGGAGCCAGCGCCATGGCCGGGCCCGTGTATTACAGTGACCTGTACCCCGATGCTCCCTACAAACTGCCGGACTACTACCACGGAAAGCTTTTTATTTATGACTGGATACGGAAATGGATCATGGCCGTTACCCTGGACCCGAACGGCAATTATGTCGGCATGGAGCCCTTCCTGCCCCACCTGAAAGTGATATCGCCCATGGACATGAAGATTGCGCCCGACGGGGCCGTGTACCTGCTGGCGTACGGTACCAACTGGTTTGCCAAAAGTGCCGATGCCGGCCTGTTGCGGGTGGAGTATTCGGAGGGCAACCGGAATCCGGTGGCTGCCATCAGGGCCAGTGGCTTGTACGGAGCGGTACCTTTCACCGTCAAACTTTCGGCCGCCGATTCGCGGGATTATGATCAGGGGGATAAGCTTACCTATACCTGGAAGGTCGGTGGCAAAACCAGGTCCGGGCCGGAAATCAGCCATGTGTTCACCAAGCCGGGTACCTACCCTGTGGCCCTGACAACCACGGACCAGCAGGGCGGCACAGGGACGGCTACGGTTGAGATCAAGGTAGGTAACTCGCCCCCGCGGGCTACGATTGCCAGCGCTTCCAACCGCAGCTTTTACTGGGAGGGTACCGGGCTGGATTATCGCGTGCAGATTCAGGATTCAGAGGACAACCCGATCGATGCCACACGGGCAACGGTTTCGTTCAACTACCTGCCCTTTGGCAAAGACCTGGCCGGTGCCCTCAGCGGCGCTACCCAGGGCGATCTTCGGCACGCGGAGGCCGAAAAGCTCTACAACACCCTGGACTGCAAGGCGTGCCATGCCCGCGACTCCAAATCCGTCGGGCCCAGCCTCAAAGACATCGCCGGGCGTTACCACGGAAAAGCCGGGGC is from Salmonirosea aquatica and encodes:
- the kynU gene encoding kynureninase, which produces MLHYPPTLAYAQQQDQDDPLRSFRDKFLIPKKDGKTITYLCGNSLGLQPKSVRQVLERELDVWQNHGVEGWFEGKEPWLYYHKYCKQTLAEIVGAKPSEVCPMNNLTVNLHLMLTSFYRPEGTRTRVLTVAGDFPSDQYALETHVRSRGLDPADTIIEIKPEAGSYTLKTETLLDAIREHQGTLALVMMSGLHYYTGQVFDMKAIAAEANRHGIKVGFDLAHAVGNAPLQLRDWGVDFATWCSYKYLNSGPGGVSGIFVHEKNHDADLPRLAGWWGYDEARRFEMTPGFVPMPGADGWQLSTPTILALAVHRASLAIFEQAGIGNLRTKSERLTGYLEYILGEINQKFGNPITIMTPAEPAARGCQLSLLVEKDGKKLFDTLVENNIIGDWREPNCIRLAPTPLYNSFEDVWRVGEVFEEFYNNANAYNSF
- a CDS encoding PQQ-dependent sugar dehydrogenase; the encoded protein is MSVKLVNLVVWSGLLLASFVSSDRRLTLGIPPGRAIPDSSRFTPMMLAQGLDEPMEMAILPNLNVVIVERKGGVRMYDAQAKQLKTLARLHVFSGIEDGLLGVAADPDFARNHWLYFFYAVGGDKSISRLSRMELRGDQLLLNTEKTLLEFPTQRKYCCHSAGYLTFDAKGFLYLSTGDNTNAEETEGYVPVDERPGRELADDQGTSANSNDLRGKIMRIKPEPDGPAGAPAYSIPEGNLFPADGSKGRPEIYTMGSRNPFRVSIDPKTNYVYWGDVGPDTKVPSAEGGLISFDEINQARQPGFFGWPYFVGNNEALPKYDFATKKEGPKKDPLRPINDSPNNTGIRELPPAQPPMIWYNKGESSRFPLVGKGGASAMAGPVYYSDLYPDAPYKLPDYYHGKLFIYDWIRKWIMAVTLDPNGNYVGMEPFLPHLKVISPMDMKIAPDGAVYLLAYGTNWFAKSADAGLLRVEYSEGNRNPVAAIRASGLYGAVPFTVKLSAADSRDYDQGDKLTYTWKVGGKTRSGPEISHVFTKPGTYPVALTTTDQQGGTGTATVEIKVGNSPPRATIASASNRSFYWEGTGLDYRVQIQDSEDNPIDATRATVSFNYLPFGKDLAGALSGATQGDLRHAEAEKLYNTLDCKACHARDSKSVGPSLKDIAGRYHGKAGAVDALADKVIKGGSGNWGTYAMSAHPDLPSDEAKGLVRYILSLDEKPVSLPLSGQLKLTDHIGKGSQGAYVLLANYLDKGANGIEPLPARAHLVLRNPKVELEDYEDGNVWVVIGTENTGFITYIRQTYPNRFVRFNQLDLTHIKSITFRLLEEGVGGTLEIHLDKADGPLVGTLKVPPGKAADYTKGWKDATASLKPTAGVHDLYFVFKSPSGAKEEMFFLDWMYFNKD